One segment of Streptomyces sp. NA02950 DNA contains the following:
- a CDS encoding TetR family transcriptional regulator, whose translation MAARELFSELGYEGTTIRAIARRAGVDPALVHYFFGNKEGVFEAVVHDATEMLEALNPVLDGALDDLAERLLPAYLKLWEGESGDALTAVFRTTLGKDSAEPLMDSVTPEGLVAKLAAVIGGRDARLRASLIASQLLGVAVQRYVLKLDPLSAASMDRVVRRTAPSIQALIAKP comes from the coding sequence GTGGCGGCCCGAGAGCTCTTCTCCGAACTGGGCTACGAGGGAACCACGATCCGGGCCATCGCTCGCCGAGCCGGTGTGGATCCCGCTCTCGTTCACTACTTCTTCGGCAACAAAGAAGGTGTGTTCGAAGCCGTCGTGCACGATGCCACCGAGATGCTGGAGGCGTTGAATCCGGTCCTGGACGGCGCCCTGGACGACCTCGCCGAGCGGTTGCTCCCGGCTTATCTGAAGCTGTGGGAGGGGGAGAGCGGGGACGCGCTGACCGCGGTCTTCCGGACCACTCTCGGCAAGGACAGCGCCGAACCGCTGATGGACAGCGTGACCCCTGAGGGGCTGGTCGCCAAGCTTGCCGCGGTGATTGGCGGCAGGGACGCCAGACTGCGGGCGTCCCTGATCGCCTCTCAGCTGCTCGGGGTGGCGGTGCAGCGCTATGTGCTCAAACTCGACCCTCTCTCCGCGGCCAGCATGGACAGGGTCGTACGGCGAACTGCGCCGTCCATCCAGGCGCTGATCGCCAAGCCGTAG
- a CDS encoding ABC transporter permease, which yields MSPQKTRAITRRVLKELFRDPRSRVVLIITPGLLLLIVRHLFETAADFSTTGVIMVGVFPVFSMFLVGSTAIVRERTRGTLEAILSTPASRLDLVAGYICAAVIASLTQAVITVTVAYWLSDLSTASPPWILGILAMLSGVFGMSLGLLVSAVCQNEGQAFQFLPGVMIPQMLVSGIVWPVADMAEWVQQLERVLPLSAVSRALTAAREHSYGGASMWLSVVVMVGMTAAALASTAATLRRRTA from the coding sequence ATGTCCCCCCAGAAGACGCGGGCGATTACCCGTCGAGTACTCAAAGAGCTGTTCCGGGACCCCCGGTCCAGGGTGGTGCTGATCATCACTCCCGGACTGCTCCTGCTCATCGTGCGCCATCTCTTCGAGACGGCGGCGGACTTCAGCACCACCGGCGTCATCATGGTGGGTGTGTTCCCGGTGTTCTCCATGTTCCTGGTCGGCAGCACGGCCATCGTCCGGGAACGGACCAGGGGAACGCTGGAGGCGATCCTCTCGACCCCCGCGAGCAGGCTTGACCTCGTCGCGGGCTATATCTGCGCCGCCGTGATCGCCTCACTGACGCAGGCGGTGATCACCGTGACGGTGGCGTACTGGCTGAGTGACCTGTCAACGGCCAGTCCGCCGTGGATCCTCGGAATTCTGGCCATGCTCAGCGGTGTCTTCGGTATGAGCCTGGGGCTTCTGGTGAGCGCCGTCTGCCAGAACGAGGGCCAGGCATTCCAGTTCCTGCCCGGCGTGATGATTCCACAGATGCTCGTCAGCGGAATCGTCTGGCCGGTCGCCGACATGGCCGAATGGGTCCAGCAACTCGAACGTGTACTGCCGCTCTCGGCGGTCTCCCGTGCCCTGACGGCGGCCCGTGAGCATTCCTACGGCGGCGCCTCCATGTGGTTGAGCGTGGTGGTCATGGTGGGCATGACCGCGGCTGCCCTGGCCTCCACCGCGGCGACCCTGCGCCGGCGCACGGCATGA
- a CDS encoding ABC transporter ATP-binding protein: MVHRGGRPVLSGVNFIAAVGTVTGLLGPSGSGKTTLIRSVVGVQKIKSGDVTVLGQPAGSAALRRQVGYLTQSPSCYGDLTVEENVRHFAALHGKGRKEAARAIDRVALTSARDRFVRDLSGGQRTRASLACALVPDPRVLVLDEPTVGQDPLLRRELWQHFRDLAASGVTILVSSHVMDEAARCDRILLIREGGIIADDTPAAIRATAATDDLDEAFLRLVESPRAYRTPTHSPTI, from the coding sequence GTGGTTCACCGCGGCGGACGGCCGGTCCTGAGCGGTGTCAATTTCATCGCCGCGGTGGGTACGGTCACCGGGCTCCTGGGTCCGAGCGGCAGTGGCAAGACCACACTCATCCGGTCGGTCGTCGGGGTACAGAAGATCAAGAGCGGCGATGTGACGGTACTCGGCCAGCCCGCGGGCTCGGCCGCCCTGCGCCGTCAGGTCGGATATCTGACCCAGTCCCCCAGTTGCTACGGGGATCTGACGGTGGAGGAGAACGTCAGGCACTTCGCCGCACTGCACGGCAAGGGCAGGAAGGAAGCCGCGAGGGCGATCGACCGTGTCGCCCTGACGAGTGCCAGGGACCGGTTCGTACGCGATCTGTCGGGCGGGCAGCGCACCCGCGCCTCGCTGGCCTGTGCGCTGGTCCCCGATCCGCGCGTTCTCGTGCTCGACGAGCCCACCGTGGGGCAGGACCCGCTGCTGCGGCGCGAGTTGTGGCAGCACTTCCGGGATCTGGCCGCCTCCGGCGTCACCATCCTCGTCTCCAGCCATGTCATGGACGAGGCCGCGCGCTGCGACCGGATCCTCCTCATCCGTGAAGGCGGGATCATCGCCGACGACACGCCCGCGGCGATCCGTGCCACCGCGGCGACGGACGACCTCGACGAGGCGTTCCTCCGCCTGGTCGAGTCCCCACGTGCCTACCGGACCCCCACGCATTCCCCGACGATTTAG
- a CDS encoding 4'-phosphopantetheinyl transferase superfamily protein produces the protein MPRPTAQVWLVDVDDEEATTRARALLPAAEVDRLSTVLPRHRGQRMGAQAALRALVADAIGSTPLLVRLERGPGGKPRVAGGSGPHVNLAHSGRFAAVALTAAGPVGVDVEQPRGVSSGLADLARTAMSDREYGRWRRLTGPAAQEALFRSWTHKEAVLKALGVGLCGDLRAVSTRPGGNGETVLETVPEGGCPPAQWTLHDLFDAWRLPAAVAVAAPEVEVVVHRRRLADLLPARRPPAHPAGPSVAHPPPLARKERVR, from the coding sequence ATGCCACGACCCACAGCACAGGTGTGGCTGGTGGATGTGGACGACGAGGAGGCCACCACACGGGCCCGGGCGCTGCTGCCCGCGGCCGAGGTCGACCGACTGTCAACCGTGCTGCCCCGGCACCGGGGGCAGCGCATGGGAGCGCAGGCCGCGCTGCGCGCTCTGGTAGCCGACGCGATCGGCTCGACGCCGCTGCTGGTCCGCCTGGAGCGGGGGCCGGGCGGCAAACCGCGTGTCGCGGGCGGCTCGGGCCCGCATGTCAACCTCGCGCACTCCGGGAGGTTCGCGGCCGTGGCCCTGACCGCCGCGGGACCGGTCGGCGTGGACGTGGAGCAGCCGCGCGGGGTCTCGTCGGGCCTCGCAGATCTGGCCCGCACGGCGATGTCCGACCGCGAATACGGCCGGTGGCGCCGGCTCACGGGACCGGCGGCGCAGGAGGCGCTGTTCCGGAGCTGGACCCACAAGGAGGCGGTACTCAAGGCGCTTGGCGTGGGTCTGTGCGGCGATCTGCGTGCTGTCTCCACCCGGCCGGGAGGGAACGGCGAAACGGTACTTGAGACGGTGCCCGAGGGCGGATGCCCGCCCGCGCAGTGGACGCTGCACGACCTGTTCGACGCCTGGCGCCTTCCCGCCGCGGTGGCGGTCGCCGCCCCGGAGGTGGAGGTCGTGGTCCACCGCAGGCGGCTCGCCGACCTGCTGCCCGCCCGGCGCCCGCCCGCGCATCCGGCCGGCCCGTCCGTGGCACACCCGCCCCCTCTCGCCCGAAAGGAACGAGTCCGGTGA
- a CDS encoding phosphopantetheine-binding protein: MTRDAVQDQLADYIRRTFLDDSSASLDSDTPLLEWGILNSMNTARLLTYIREELGTTVPPTHITGKHLKDLNAITDMVTSLRAEARETETIQD, encoded by the coding sequence GTGACGCGCGACGCAGTCCAGGACCAGCTCGCCGACTACATCCGAAGGACCTTCCTCGACGACAGCAGCGCGTCGTTGGATTCGGACACCCCCCTTCTGGAATGGGGAATCCTCAATTCGATGAACACCGCGAGGCTCCTGACCTATATCCGCGAGGAGCTCGGGACCACCGTCCCCCCGACCCACATCACCGGAAAGCACCTCAAGGACCTCAACGCCATCACGGACATGGTCACGTCGCTGCGCGCCGAGGCACGCGAGACCGAGACCATCCAGGACTGA
- a CDS encoding NAD(P)/FAD-dependent oxidoreductase translates to MADKGDGDHLYDVAIVGSGVAGSILAACLARNGADVVLIDADTHPKFTIGESTIPFTSMMMRLVAERYGVPEIKHLSTFEGVYANITTQCGVKRNFGFLYHREGKRQLPGERTHFQIPKVLNTENHYFRQDIDSWMLTVAVKYGTHVRQQQPVVDVDLGSDEVTLKLATGASVRAKFIVDASGYRSVLARKLSLREEPTRFKHHSRTLFNHFTGVRPFDDVGLPDSGFPTKWHEGTLHHLFRGGWMWIIPFDNHPRATNPLCSVGIQLDPRLHPEPDCSAEEEFRRFLARFPDVAAQFTGARPVRSWVRTGRLQYSPRQTVGHRWCLTSHAAGFIDPLFSRGMSNTMETVHALTHRLLDAIRDNDFSVERFAHMQELEQGLLDFNDDLCANAYTSFGDWRLWNAWFRIWALGQIMATFEVNRTYARFLATRDTAALEPLEHAWWRGKAIPEESPYAPVLELLREVSEACQAVQRKELDAGAAANAIHERLRKADFIPPAFGLADPDRQCIDASVLGILNTLRWAKRKAPPEIGKLTHEGLTLFMKKRVGKGEFEISEEFKHLVAGWPMVGRSLRVPAPTKY, encoded by the coding sequence ATGGCTGACAAGGGCGACGGAGACCACCTCTACGATGTCGCGATCGTCGGTTCCGGGGTGGCCGGGTCCATCCTCGCCGCATGTCTGGCGCGCAACGGCGCGGATGTGGTGCTGATCGACGCGGACACTCACCCGAAGTTCACGATCGGCGAGTCCACGATTCCGTTCACCTCGATGATGATGCGCCTTGTCGCCGAGCGCTACGGGGTGCCCGAGATCAAGCATCTCTCCACCTTCGAAGGCGTCTACGCCAACATCACGACGCAGTGCGGGGTCAAGCGCAACTTCGGGTTCCTTTACCACCGCGAAGGCAAAAGGCAGCTCCCCGGCGAACGCACCCACTTCCAGATCCCCAAGGTCCTCAATACCGAGAACCACTACTTCCGCCAGGACATCGATTCCTGGATGCTGACCGTCGCGGTCAAGTACGGCACGCACGTCAGGCAGCAGCAGCCGGTGGTGGACGTGGACCTCGGCAGCGACGAGGTGACGCTGAAGCTGGCGACCGGGGCGTCGGTGCGCGCGAAGTTCATCGTGGACGCCAGCGGCTACCGGTCGGTGCTGGCCAGGAAGCTCAGCCTGCGGGAGGAGCCGACCCGGTTCAAGCACCACTCGCGTACCCTGTTCAACCACTTCACCGGGGTACGCCCGTTCGACGATGTCGGGCTCCCGGACAGCGGCTTCCCGACCAAGTGGCACGAGGGGACCCTCCACCACCTGTTCCGCGGCGGCTGGATGTGGATCATCCCCTTCGACAACCACCCACGGGCGACCAACCCGCTGTGCAGCGTCGGCATCCAGCTGGATCCCCGCCTCCACCCGGAGCCCGACTGCTCCGCCGAGGAGGAGTTCCGCCGCTTTCTCGCCCGGTTCCCCGACGTCGCTGCCCAGTTCACGGGCGCAAGGCCGGTCCGCAGCTGGGTGCGCACCGGACGGCTCCAGTACTCGCCCCGCCAGACCGTCGGCCACCGCTGGTGCCTGACCTCGCACGCCGCGGGCTTCATCGACCCGCTGTTCTCCCGCGGTATGTCCAACACCATGGAGACGGTCCACGCGCTGACCCACCGCCTCCTGGACGCCATCCGCGACAACGATTTCTCCGTCGAGCGCTTCGCGCACATGCAGGAGCTGGAGCAGGGCCTGCTGGACTTCAACGACGACCTGTGCGCCAACGCCTACACCTCCTTCGGCGACTGGCGCCTGTGGAACGCCTGGTTCAGGATCTGGGCGCTGGGCCAGATCATGGCGACCTTCGAGGTCAACCGGACCTACGCGCGGTTCCTCGCCACCCGTGACACCGCTGCGCTCGAACCGCTGGAGCACGCCTGGTGGCGGGGCAAGGCCATCCCCGAGGAGTCGCCGTACGCGCCGGTACTCGAACTGCTCCGCGAGGTGAGCGAGGCCTGCCAGGCCGTCCAGCGTAAAGAGCTGGACGCGGGAGCGGCGGCGAACGCCATCCACGAACGCCTCCGGAAGGCCGACTTCATTCCCCCCGCGTTCGGCCTTGCGGACCCGGACCGGCAGTGCATCGACGCGAGCGTCCTCGGAATTCTCAACACCCTCCGGTGGGCGAAGAGGAAGGCACCGCCGGAGATCGGAAAGCTCACCCACGAAGGTCTCACGCTCTTCATGAAAAAGCGCGTCGGAAAGGGCGAGTTCGAGATCTCGGAAGAGTTCAAGCACCTCGTAGCCGGATGGCCGATGGTCGGCCGTTCACTGCGGGTTCCCGCACCGACCAAGTACTAG
- a CDS encoding ABC transporter permease, with translation MLTRNSLRIADRVFRELRRDIRTMVLFTISPTFVMVLTAGILNNHPESFNRVGTIVVGLFPTAPTFLFAAFAVQRERYRGTLEYLLTAPVSRLDVLVGYAIAFTLPAVVQVGMTLSVTYGPLGLETAAAWWVIGLMALLSSVLGVAIGLFSANLARNEIQLTKVLAATAAPHLMLSGLFRPYDDMDRWMQVLASVAPWRYAVAAVTEFQTHASLTSTAVLNLGATVLIILLLSSVCAFTVLQRRSA, from the coding sequence GTGCTGACACGAAACTCGCTACGCATCGCGGACCGGGTCTTCCGGGAGCTCAGGAGAGACATCAGGACGATGGTGCTCTTCACGATCTCGCCCACCTTCGTCATGGTGCTGACCGCGGGGATCCTGAACAACCACCCCGAGTCGTTCAATCGGGTGGGAACTATCGTCGTCGGCCTGTTCCCGACGGCTCCCACCTTCCTCTTCGCCGCCTTCGCGGTGCAGCGGGAGCGGTACCGGGGCACGCTGGAATACCTGCTCACAGCCCCTGTCAGCAGACTCGACGTGCTCGTGGGCTATGCAATCGCGTTCACCCTGCCGGCCGTCGTCCAGGTCGGGATGACGCTGTCCGTCACCTACGGCCCGCTCGGCCTGGAGACGGCCGCGGCGTGGTGGGTGATCGGCCTGATGGCCCTGCTCAGCTCCGTCCTCGGTGTGGCGATCGGCCTATTCTCGGCGAACCTCGCCCGCAATGAGATCCAGCTCACCAAGGTCCTGGCCGCGACGGCCGCGCCCCATCTGATGCTGTCCGGGCTGTTCCGGCCGTACGACGACATGGACCGGTGGATGCAGGTCCTCGCCAGTGTCGCCCCGTGGCGGTACGCAGTGGCGGCTGTCACCGAGTTCCAGACGCACGCGTCGCTCACCTCGACTGCCGTGCTCAACCTGGGCGCAACCGTCCTGATCATTCTCCTGCTGTCCTCGGTGTGCGCCTTCACCGTCCTGCAACGCCGGAGCGCGTAG
- a CDS encoding thioesterase II family protein, whose product MTSPHVGAAHAAQEPSAASPRQPTARLFVLPHAGGSAGYYRGWSRWLPGTVELVPLDLPGHFTRMREPLLTEWPHLADDLADQVGARTTGPYVLAGHSLGALLAYEVARIQEARGTPPRLLAVSGRNGPAAGLSHRPIHQLSDSRFLEALERLGGTPGPVLGERDLMRLYLPLLRADLRLAETYTRTPGPPLSTPVAAFGGRRDRLTDTAGLVAWSRETTGTFDLTVVEGGHFFHDGPSFTEAVRARLHRLGLGDERQVTAANGILTETGPRSGLELDYSPPVEFISERISLTAPDAAIASGTR is encoded by the coding sequence GTGACCAGCCCTCACGTCGGCGCGGCGCACGCCGCACAGGAACCGTCCGCCGCATCACCGCGGCAGCCCACGGCCCGGCTCTTCGTCCTGCCCCACGCGGGTGGCAGCGCGGGCTACTACCGCGGCTGGTCGCGATGGCTCCCGGGCACCGTCGAACTGGTCCCACTGGACCTGCCGGGACACTTCACCAGGATGCGCGAGCCGCTGCTCACCGAGTGGCCGCACCTGGCCGACGACCTCGCGGACCAGGTGGGGGCCCGGACGACCGGCCCATACGTCCTCGCCGGGCACAGTCTCGGAGCGCTGCTGGCGTACGAGGTCGCCCGGATACAGGAGGCCCGCGGCACCCCGCCCCGCCTCCTGGCCGTCTCCGGCCGCAACGGGCCGGCGGCCGGGCTCTCCCACCGGCCCATCCACCAACTGTCCGACTCCCGCTTCCTGGAGGCGCTGGAACGCCTGGGCGGCACACCGGGACCGGTGCTGGGAGAGCGGGACCTGATGCGGTTGTACCTCCCGCTGCTACGAGCCGACCTGCGTCTGGCCGAGACGTACACCAGGACGCCGGGGCCACCGCTGTCCACCCCGGTCGCGGCGTTCGGGGGGCGGCGCGACCGGCTCACGGACACCGCCGGACTGGTCGCCTGGAGCCGGGAGACAACGGGCACCTTCGACCTCACGGTCGTGGAGGGCGGCCATTTCTTCCATGACGGGCCATCCTTCACCGAGGCGGTGCGCGCCCGTCTGCACCGGCTCGGTCTGGGCGACGAGCGGCAGGTCACAGCGGCAAACGGCATCCTGACGGAGACGGGTCCCCGGTCAGGCCTTGAACTCGATTATTCACCGCCTGTAGAGTTCATCAGCGAAAGAATTAGTCTGACGGCTCCGGACGCCGCCATCGCATCGGGTACCCGATGA
- a CDS encoding NAD(P)/FAD-dependent oxidoreductase: protein MGTDRLETGKAEKTVYDVAVLGSGFAGSMLGAILARGGAKVLLLDAKSHPKFAIGESTIPNMLVTLRTMALRYDVPELMTLSTFTGCQKIISAAHGQKIHFGFMNHQDGQPQDPRQLTMFNFPKLLLHPAAHMLRQDTDAYLYNVAVKYGCTTRTGFHADDIDFDDSGVTISSERGEQFRARYVVDASGYRSPLAAKFGLREDPCRFKHHSRAIWNHMLGVPRTDDAIRHAKADTPPVPWYDGTVHHLFDHGWFWVIAFDNHPSSRNPLCSVGLTLDHRRYPKTPGVMPEEDFWRHVHRFPDVARQFAGSRPVREWVATDRLQYSSSRTVGDRWVLLAHAAAFIDPLFSRGLHNTCEAVNVLAWRILRAVRDGDFSAERFADVDSRQQALFDGNDKLVNAAYQSFSSHELWSAVFRIWAWGSNAGTFRSLEAFRRWRKDGDDAHLMDLENVENPGLHWSDHEGYSELFNHMVEQCDAYEAGKVTGQEAADALYDHLERAPFVPRHWGWTERDLRFINPTLGRVSKTMWWAATKAPDDVRRLMLGFLRESSRELVRGRRVL, encoded by the coding sequence GTGGGCACAGACAGGTTGGAAACAGGCAAAGCAGAGAAGACAGTCTATGACGTCGCGGTCCTGGGATCGGGATTCGCCGGCTCCATGCTCGGAGCCATTCTGGCGCGGGGCGGGGCCAAGGTGCTCCTGCTGGACGCCAAGTCCCATCCCAAGTTCGCCATCGGCGAGTCCACCATACCCAACATGCTGGTGACGCTGCGCACCATGGCACTGAGATACGACGTGCCGGAGCTGATGACGCTGTCGACGTTCACCGGATGTCAGAAGATCATCTCCGCGGCACACGGTCAGAAGATCCACTTCGGCTTTATGAACCACCAGGACGGCCAGCCCCAGGATCCCCGGCAGCTCACGATGTTCAACTTTCCCAAGCTGCTGCTCCACCCGGCCGCGCACATGCTGCGCCAGGACACGGACGCGTACCTCTACAACGTCGCCGTCAAGTACGGCTGCACCACGCGGACCGGGTTCCATGCGGACGACATCGACTTCGACGACTCGGGGGTGACCATCAGCTCCGAGCGGGGCGAGCAGTTCCGGGCCCGCTACGTGGTCGACGCCAGCGGCTACCGCTCCCCGCTCGCCGCGAAGTTCGGACTGCGGGAGGACCCGTGCCGCTTCAAGCACCACTCACGCGCGATCTGGAACCATATGCTGGGCGTCCCCAGGACCGATGACGCGATCCGGCACGCCAAGGCGGACACTCCCCCGGTGCCCTGGTACGACGGCACGGTCCACCACCTGTTCGATCACGGCTGGTTCTGGGTCATCGCGTTCGACAACCACCCCTCCTCGCGGAACCCGCTGTGCAGCGTCGGCCTCACCCTCGATCACCGGCGGTACCCGAAGACGCCCGGTGTCATGCCCGAGGAGGACTTCTGGCGGCATGTTCACCGCTTCCCCGACGTGGCCAGGCAGTTCGCAGGGTCCAGGCCCGTGCGGGAGTGGGTGGCCACCGACCGTCTGCAGTACTCCTCCTCGCGCACCGTGGGCGACCGCTGGGTGCTGCTCGCGCACGCGGCGGCGTTCATCGACCCGCTGTTCTCCCGAGGGCTGCACAACACATGCGAGGCGGTGAACGTCCTCGCCTGGCGCATCCTGCGCGCAGTCAGGGACGGCGACTTCTCGGCGGAGCGCTTCGCCGATGTCGACAGCCGGCAGCAGGCGCTGTTCGACGGAAACGACAAGCTCGTGAACGCGGCCTACCAGTCGTTCTCCAGCCATGAGCTGTGGTCGGCGGTGTTCCGCATCTGGGCCTGGGGTTCCAATGCCGGAACGTTCCGTTCCCTGGAAGCCTTTCGGCGCTGGCGCAAGGACGGCGACGACGCCCACCTGATGGACCTGGAGAACGTCGAGAACCCGGGCCTTCACTGGTCCGACCACGAGGGCTACTCCGAGCTGTTCAACCACATGGTGGAGCAGTGCGACGCGTACGAGGCCGGCAAGGTGACCGGGCAGGAGGCGGCCGACGCGCTCTACGACCACCTCGAACGCGCCCCATTCGTACCCCGGCACTGGGGCTGGACCGAGCGCGACCTGCGGTTCATCAACCCCACGCTCGGCAGGGTCTCCAAGACCATGTGGTGGGCCGCCACCAAGGCACCCGATGACGTGCGCAGGCTGATGCTCGGGTTCCTGCGGGAGAGCAGCAGGGAGCTCGTCAGGGGGCGCCGCGTCCTGTGA
- a CDS encoding NAD(P)/FAD-dependent oxidoreductase, with product MEPEFEIGIIGGGPAGSTAASYLARAGLKVAVFESENFPRDHVGESLVPATTPVLVDIGAFDKVEAAGFPKKYGAAWTSAESGPIDKLGFTGLDHDFRAAEILFNERAQRGVQKDYTFHVDRSQFDLLLLKHAEEQGAKVFQGVRVNRVDFAAEHPVLQCNLAGRRVDVPVRMVVDASGRRTMLGSQLKVKQPDPVFNQYAIHTWFDHFDRKALAVNKEQSDFIFIHFLPVVDTWVWQIPITDTVTSIGVVTQKSRLKASKDNLEKFFWDTIASRPELLSALKSSTQMRPLKTEGDYSYALSQICGDNFLMIGDAARFVDPIFSSGVSVALNSARIACEDIIAAARAGDYSKKRFSAYETQLRRGVSNWYEFISIYYRLNILFTAFVQDPRYRIDVLKMLQGDVYDDDEPKALAAMREIVKAVEEDPDHLWHPYLGELKAPSAKAMF from the coding sequence ATGGAACCCGAGTTCGAGATAGGAATCATCGGTGGCGGCCCGGCCGGCTCAACCGCCGCCTCATACCTCGCCAGGGCCGGTCTGAAGGTGGCCGTGTTCGAATCCGAGAACTTCCCCCGTGACCACGTGGGAGAGTCACTGGTCCCCGCGACCACACCCGTCCTGGTGGACATCGGTGCCTTCGACAAGGTCGAGGCCGCCGGCTTCCCCAAGAAGTACGGCGCCGCATGGACCTCCGCCGAAAGCGGCCCGATCGACAAGCTGGGCTTCACCGGACTCGACCACGACTTCCGCGCCGCGGAGATCCTGTTCAACGAACGCGCCCAGCGGGGCGTGCAGAAGGACTACACCTTCCATGTGGACCGCTCCCAGTTCGACCTGCTCCTGCTCAAGCATGCGGAGGAGCAGGGGGCGAAGGTGTTCCAGGGGGTCCGGGTCAACCGGGTCGACTTCGCCGCCGAGCATCCGGTCCTCCAGTGCAACCTGGCCGGCCGGAGGGTGGACGTGCCCGTGCGGATGGTGGTCGACGCCAGCGGCCGCAGGACGATGCTGGGCAGCCAGCTCAAGGTGAAGCAGCCGGACCCGGTGTTCAACCAGTACGCCATCCACACCTGGTTCGACCACTTCGACCGCAAGGCGCTGGCCGTCAACAAAGAGCAGTCCGACTTCATCTTCATCCACTTCCTGCCCGTGGTCGACACCTGGGTGTGGCAGATCCCGATCACGGACACGGTCACGTCGATCGGCGTCGTCACGCAGAAGAGCAGGCTCAAGGCATCCAAGGACAACCTGGAGAAGTTCTTCTGGGACACGATCGCGAGCCGCCCGGAGCTGCTGAGCGCACTCAAGAGCAGCACCCAGATGCGGCCGTTGAAGACCGAGGGCGACTACAGCTACGCCCTCAGTCAGATCTGCGGCGACAACTTCCTCATGATCGGTGACGCCGCGCGCTTCGTGGACCCGATCTTCTCCAGCGGTGTCTCCGTCGCGCTCAACAGCGCCCGGATCGCCTGCGAGGACATCATCGCCGCCGCCCGCGCGGGGGACTACTCCAAGAAGCGGTTCTCCGCCTATGAGACCCAGCTGCGGCGCGGGGTGAGCAACTGGTACGAGTTCATCTCGATCTACTATCGCCTCAACATCCTGTTCACAGCGTTCGTGCAGGATCCTCGGTACCGGATCGACGTGCTCAAAATGCTCCAGGGCGATGTCTACGACGATGACGAGCCGAAGGCACTGGCCGCGATGCGAGAGATCGTCAAGGCCGTGGAAGAGGATCCCGACCACCTGTGGCATCCCTACCTCGGTGAGCTCAAAGCGCCATCGGCGAAGGCCATGTTCTAG
- a CDS encoding ABC transporter permease — translation MNVSRTLATSRRVLRQLAHDKRTMAMLLLVPCLLLVLLYWVYDANPTSFDSIGASLLGIFPMVTMFLVTSIATLRERTSGTLERLLSMPMAKVDLILGYAVAFSLIAIVQATLATGIAVWALDIDIEGSAWLLLLIALLDAVLGTALGLFVSAFAASEFQAVQFLPAVLFPQLLLCGLFTPRDSMQPVLETISNVLPMSYAVDGMNEVLRHPDITGNVVRDVIIMAGCALLVLALGSATLRRRTT, via the coding sequence ATGAACGTCTCCCGCACCCTCGCCACCTCGCGCCGGGTCCTTCGGCAGCTCGCCCATGACAAGCGCACCATGGCGATGCTGCTGCTCGTCCCGTGCCTCCTGCTGGTGCTGTTGTACTGGGTGTACGACGCCAACCCCACGTCGTTCGACAGCATCGGCGCCTCGCTGCTCGGGATCTTCCCGATGGTGACGATGTTCCTGGTCACCTCCATCGCGACGCTGCGCGAACGCACATCGGGCACGCTGGAGCGGCTGCTGTCCATGCCCATGGCCAAGGTCGACCTGATCCTCGGCTACGCTGTCGCCTTCAGTCTGATCGCCATCGTCCAGGCCACACTCGCCACCGGCATCGCGGTCTGGGCCCTGGACATCGACATCGAGGGCTCGGCGTGGCTCCTTCTGCTCATCGCCCTGCTCGATGCCGTGCTCGGCACGGCTCTCGGCCTGTTCGTCTCGGCCTTCGCGGCATCGGAGTTCCAGGCGGTGCAGTTCCTGCCGGCAGTGCTCTTTCCGCAACTCCTGCTGTGCGGCCTCTTCACCCCGCGGGACTCGATGCAGCCCGTACTCGAAACCATCTCCAATGTGCTGCCCATGTCGTACGCCGTGGACGGGATGAACGAGGTGCTGCGCCACCCCGACATCACCGGAAACGTCGTCCGGGATGTGATCATCATGGCCGGCTGCGCCCTGCTGGTCCTCGCCCTGGGGTCCGCAACCCTGCGCCGCCGTACGACCTGA